One segment of Pyricularia oryzae 70-15 chromosome 3, whole genome shotgun sequence DNA contains the following:
- a CDS encoding mitochondrial import protein 1: protein MASDETSSHLAESGVTIRSDSEHYSAGEENTTSPASSGSPAVILYQPPTVWSLVRSAAINLLLPFINGMMMGYGELFAHEIAFRLGWSGTKVFPMTRRTRHSVGPGVEVIDRPRPATSLDDLTSLE from the exons ATGGCGTCCGACGAAACCTCAAGTCATTTGGCAGAATCCGGAGTCACGATACGCTCCGACAGTGAACACTACTCTGCCGGGGAAGAAAACACGACCTCGCCTGCTTCATCCGGAAGTCCTGCAGTCATTCTGTACCAGCCCCCAACAGTTTGGTCGTTGGTGAGGAGTGCTGCCATAAACCTGCTGCTTCCCTTCATCAATGGCATGATGATGGGTTATGGCGAGCTTTTCGCACACGAAATCGCCTTTAGGCTAGGCTGGAGCGGGACAAAA GTATTTCCCATGACAAGGAGAACAAGACATTCTGTAGGCCCCGGTGTTGAGGTCATTGACAGGCCACGCCCGGCAACTAGCCTGGACGATCTGACGAGCTTGGAGTGA